A region of Solanum dulcamara chromosome 7, daSolDulc1.2, whole genome shotgun sequence DNA encodes the following proteins:
- the LOC129896928 gene encoding F-box protein At5g07670-like, producing the protein MACSPEKPIFRSPLKGPPSPSWNDLLLKNKKALNHVLFTMHLQSRSNKQTSSSSPSPQLRKSLDFTLSSLVSDLTSLLSDEILLSILSKLPDSQRNSNSLVSKRWLNLQGRLVRSIKLLDWDFLVSGRLFIRFPNLIHVDLVNGSLISPGNSGIFCSHRFLSSHVDCTADAKDWFLKERLLLPSDDIDNGLRILASGCPNLRRLLVVNASELGLLGVAEECPTLQVLELHRCNDQVLRGIAACQNLQILRLIGNVDGFYKSSVTDIGLTILAQGCKRLVKLELSGCEGSYEGIKAIAQCCQMLEELILRDHRMEGGWLSALSYCENLNTLRFMSCKSIDHCGWFDEDVGSCPTLERLHFEKCQLRNKESLRTLFLLCQEVREVIFHNCWGLDNEMFSLSSGLRRVKSLCLESCSLLTTEGLESALLSWKQIQSLKVISCGNIKDTEISPALSTLFSTLKDFQWRADTKSLLSAGLVGTGMRKRGNKLFKKTCDWKSLPGA; encoded by the exons ATGGCGTGTTCACCTGAGAAACCAATTTTCAGGTCACCATTGAAAGGGCCACCATCTCCGAGCTGGAATGATTTGTTGCTGAAGAACAAGAAAGCTCTCAATCATGTCCTTTTCACTATGCATCTTCAATCCCGTTCAAATAAGCAAACCTCATCTTCATCCCCTTCTCCACAACTTCGCAAATCCCTAGATTTTACCCTTTCGTCGCTTGTCTCCGATCTAACTTCTCTTCTTTCTGATGAAATACTTCTTTCTATTCTCTCTAAACTCCCTGATTCTCAGAGAAATTCCAATTCCCTTGTATCCAAGCGCTGGCTAAACCTCCAAGGTCGTCTCGTCCGGTCCATTAAGCTTCTTGATTGGGATTTCCTTGTTTCGGGTCGGTTGTTTATTCGGTTTCCGAATCTTATCCATGTTGATTTGGTGAATGGGTCTCTGATTTCACCTGGGAATTCGGGTATTTTTTGCTCTCACCGGTTTCTTTCTTCCCACGTGGATTGTACTGCTGACGCTAAAGATTGGTTTCTAAAGGAAAGATTGTTGTTGCCTTCCGATGATATTGATAACGGTTTGAGAATCCTAGCAAGTGGGTGTCCTAATTTGCGTAGATTGTTGGTGGTAAATGCTAGTGAATTGGGATTGTTGGGTGTAGCTGAGGAATGTCCAACTTTGCAAGTGTTGGAGTTGCACAGATGTAATGATCAGGTTCTTCGTGGGATCGCAGCCTGTCAGAACTTGCAGATATTGAGATTGATTGGAAATGTTGATGGGTTTTATAAATCTTCGGTTACTGATATTGGATTGACTATTTTAGCTCAGGGATGTAAGAGGTTGGTGAAGCTGGAGCTGAGTGGTTGTGAAGGGAGCTATGAAGGGATTAAAGCAATAGCACAATGTTGTCAAATGCTTGAAGAGTTGATTCTTCGTGATCATAGGATGGAGGGTGGTTGGTTGTCCGCTCTTTCCTATTGCGAAAATTTGAACACCTTGAGGTTTATGTCTTGTAAGAGTATTGATCATTGTGGATGGTTTGATGAAGATGTAGGATCTTGCCCAACACTTGAAAGATTACATTTTGAGAAATGCCAATTAAGAAATAAGGAGAGTTTGAGAACGCTGTTTCTACTATGTCAAGAAGTTAGAGAGGTTATTTTCCACAACTGTTGGGGACTGGATAATGAAATGTTCAGTCTTTCCAGTGGTCTAAG GAGAGTGAAGTCTCTTTGCCTAGAAAGCTGTTCACTGCTGACAACTGAAGGCCTCGAATCTGCACTCCTTTCGTGGAAGCAGATCCAGAGCCTCAAGGTGATTTCATGTGGCAATATAAAGGATACTGAAATCAGTCCAGCACTTTCTACCTTGTTCTCCACACTCAAAGATTTTCAGTGGAGAGCAGACACAAAATCTCTTCTCTCAGCTGGTCTTGTGGGAACTGGCATGCGAAAAAGAGGCAATAAACTTTTCAAGAAGACGTGCGACTGGAAGTCACTTCCTGGTGCATAG